The window AACTTAATATTGAAATTTCTCTTCTTTTTGAGAAAAAGACACAAGGCATGGATGGTTTAGTTCAATTCGTACTGTCTAATTGAAAGCAAAGGCAGTTGTTAGTATTTCTTCATAGGTTTCCCCCCAACTATTCCACAGTCAAAAAGTTATACCGAAAACAATAGTAGAAATCTTGAAAAAAGCCTAATTCATTCAAGAATTGCCTCAAACACCTAAAGAACAAAGCCGATGGACACATTAAACTTTCTGTGTAGCAAAGCCCTAGCATGCCATCAAAGATTAAATAGAGAAACAcaggataagaaaaagaaaactcaCAAGAAACAACGATCCAAACGGAAAAATTTACGAAAGTGCAACGATAAAATTAGGAAGCGCAAGAAGCGAAAAGGTGGAAACTGGGAAACTGGCAGACAGTGGAGCTTTTCTGACATTGGTGATACTGAATTTGGAACAACTTGGGTGTTAACCTTTTGATATAGAGAACCTGCATCAGCCAAGTTTCTGTAAAACCTGTTTTCCTGGTACCGATAAGAACAAGAAGAGTGAGAAGAGAGAAGGCTAAGAAAAATTTGTAGAGCGATGATTGCCATgtttcacaaattagtccatataatccaagtaaagccaataaaaagaaattaaacgGAAAGACAATATTACCCTCGAAATGCCAGGCAGACATGTCGTCGAGCTATGTGCTAAGTCCCTCTTATTAGATAGTAGGAGGAGCTTGGGGTCGTAGGGTTATTTTGGAAAAATCGTAATTATTTTGTGCTTTACTATATTATACTAAGTGCTACTCAGTGTGTACTTTTTCATTTGTGGCTCCCACCTGAACTTTCTTTTCATATGCAATTGTCACATATGACTCTTACGTGGGCTCCAAGCTTGGGGTCGTAGggttattttggaaaaattgtaATTATTGTGTGCTTTACTATGTTGTACTAAGTGCTACACAGTGTGCACATTTTCATTTGTGGCTCCCACCTGAACTTTCTTTTTCATATGCAATTGTCATATATGACTCTTACGTGGGCTCCACTAGCAGCCTTTTAATGCTATCCTAACCTGTGAGCCCCAATTGTACAATCAATTTTGTTTGTAAAAGTTATAATGGCAGCAGATTTCTGTAATACATCTTAAATAATACTATTAAGTggacgtttggacataagaaatgtaaaatttcgaaaaattaaaaaataattaagtaaaaataatatttaaaaattaaagttgtgtttggatatgaatacaatttgaaattatttttgaatttttgtgagtgatttgtagtgaaatatttgaaaaatagttttttgaagttttttaaattttcaaaaaaatttgaaattcaacttcaagtgaaatttaaaatttttatggacaacactgattttgaaaaaaataaaatagtttcgAAAAAGAGTGAAAATTTTCTTATGGCCAAACGGACTAAGTGTTTGGTTTTATCATAAGGAAAAGCTAATATCTTTTGTTCTTCAACGTAAATTTAGATAATATCAAGTAATATTTAAATCTCAAATACTGGAACAATCAAAATAGTCAGAAGTGTTTCAACGgcatctttgttttccttttgcagGTGGTGTTTTcctttatctattttatttcaatttcgcAAAGACCATATGGAATTATATCTAACCGATTAGTTTCAATTTGTAATGAACTACTTTAATTTTCCCTTTGCTACTTTCAATAAAATCCGTCCATTAGCCAAACAAAGAAGTAGTATACTATAACTAACACGCAAATGTAAAGAGTATTATAAAAATGTAAATAACCAAAAATGTTACATTGAGTTGATGAATCTAAtataaaacaaaaaggtaactaCAACTAATAGGTTGACATAATAATGTAAAAGAAAATTTGTTTGATATAGAATAAATATGCCAGGTCCAACAATTTAAAGATACAAACAACATATAATATAATGATtatttaagaagaagaagaagaaaagtaaaacaaaacGTTTTTAGAACATGTTTTTCTTCTCTAAGTATCTCATTTTTTTAAGGTTTAACCTTTTGGATTTATGGTTAGAATTTACGAGAATCAGAACTTTAATTAAATAAGGTAGAACTAAAGCTCATTTTTAAAGaatgttttctttattatttGAAAGTTTAGCCTTTTGAGGTACGGTCATTTAACTTCTTTTGACAGTGCCTCCCTTTTGTAATATCTCATTCTGTTTGAAATTTAGAGTATGAAAAAATCAAAGCAGAGAACTGATGACAAAATTAATCATTATTAGGCACTCTTTGTTAGttgttttgcatatttatttataaaagatCAATAAATCTATTTGGTTTACATGTTTAAACCATCACATTTGCTGCTCATTTTTTGTGTGGCGATATTGGAAAAATAGCAATTCTTTTCAACTATCTATTTCGTGGTTCTGGAACATCAAACCATGTCCGTAAAAAAATTTGCTAATATTTGAAACAAGTTTATAGTCAATATATTTATGTTTTATTCATTTATTTGAAAAAAACACACGAAATGAAACTTTTCCTATTCAAATTGTTGAAATACTTTTTCCATTACTTTTTTAGttcagagaaaataatttcaaaatagaacAATAAGTTCCCAATAATTGATTAGCATGTGGGACAACTACATTGATAAACTATTGTAGTCTTTATAATTCAAACATAATAGTAATTTTTACATGATAGCATGTAAAGTATCAGCATGTAACTTTTAAATTTAAATGGATACTACTATTTATATCATGGTGATTGATGGTTATTTATATGTTGAGTTGCTACTGTAAAGTTTTGTCTAATTGAAAGCAAAATAAAAAGGAGAACTTATGACACATTAGGTAGACTAGAGTTGTATGTATCACGGTTAACAAAGTTGTGGCAAAAGACACTctaaaagaatatttttcaattaccaaaacAATACAATCTTCATAATTTGTAACAAATGAGAGAGCTAAGGTCAATCTTGGAAAAACAAGTCAAAATACCCTGGAAATGAGAATGTATAAGAATGTACTTTTCATATTTTCAAGCCTTGCAACAAATTTAATATAAAGTGGTTAACTAATATCAAaagacaaggtgggttgctctgatggtaagcaccctccacttccaaccaagagattgtgagttcgagtcaccccaagagcaaggtgaggagttcttggagggaaggatgccgagggtcatttgaaaacagcttctctaccccagggtaagggtaaggtctgcgtacacactacccttcccaaaccccactagtaaaattatactgggttgttgttgttgttgttgttgtaactaattaaaagacaaataaaaatagacacaAGCTCATAATGTTAATACATCGGCCACTTACATGCTAAAAGTTCACAATATGCGGCCCAACCTTTGGGCCTGGACTCAGCCCAGGCACACCCTAACTAATATAGAAAGTCTCCGAAGATAGGGCcttggggggagggggaggggggtcgAGTCTTTCGAAGACAAGTCTTCTAGAAAAGGATCTTTATACAAAGCCAAAGAAATATACACATTAATCAGTATACATTCttagtaacacttctaaacttagtactGAGGGTAGATATACTTTAAGCTAGAAGCCGATGAAATAGGAAGAAAGCCATTGAAAAAAAGTATTTAGGAGAAGATTGAAAGAGAGAGGAGGATGGATTGAAAAGTAATGGAAGAAGATTAAAGCAAAAATTAAGGTAAAAGTTTACCTGAAATTTCGATACCCAAGCTGAGGAGCAATACAGGAGAAGAGATGATGGAGCAGAGGAAACCAAATGCAAAACAATGAAAACAATGAGAAATGTATATGGGTCATCGCTTAATGTAGGTTCTTATCTCAAAACCAGCCAACTCAGCAATTTAGGGCACGTGTGGCTGTACAAAAGCTCCTCGTAATATTTTAGAACACAAAAGCTAAGCAAAAAGACCTAAAGGCCCCTATATCTGCAAGCAGACATGACGACGGAGAGCTGCTAAACTATTTGACGATACGACGTCGGAATggagagatatttgcgttttagcaagactgcgcaagcagctcccttTGAGACCCACACAGTCGGTTGAGGATTATCTTGATATATAAAGTTGTAGCCTTCGTCTCTAAGCCTCATTTCGACCCAAATCAGACCTAAAAACTCTCTCTAGACCTCCTAAACACATCCTTAGGGTTTTGAATCAATTCCATCATCCGCAACTCAAAATCAAGAAGCGAACACATCAACGCGATCCTTACGACATATGTAAGACTTTGCTATCCCCCTTGTCTCCTTATAACTCGTGTTTTGGAAAGAGATTCATCGCTAAGAAAGCTTGTCACCTCTATATTTTAGTTATACAAGTATAAGTAAGGGTGTGGATAAAAGGTAACAAGGTTTGGAAGCAAGAACACAAGAGGTATGTACGGTTTTTGTTTCATTTTCGGCATAATTTAGTTTAGCTATGTTCTAGTCtttcttcttgatattttaaGAGTTGTTCAACGAAAATTTCAGAATGTATTGTATCCTTGTATATATTCAATTCCATATGTGAAGTATGCAAGAAACTAGTTTAGGTTGGAActtcaaaacacaacaaaaataaaaagggcAAATCGCCAATTTGGCCTATGCCTTCCAGACTTCCGTTTGTTTCGTTCCTTTGATGTTTATGTACACCTAACCCCCATATGATCCTAATAGTATCATTTAAGATTATATAAGTTTAATTATCATGTACTGACGGTTAGATTGTTCCTAAATCATATTTAGACTTTCATGTCACAAGTTAGCTACTATGAGCCGACATTATGTTCATAATTTCATTTTGTCGATCGTTTGACACTATTTTGGATAATAGGATATCCTTTAGTTTGATTTTATTATCTTGTCCGGGTATCCATGCCCGTGTATATTATGGTACTTGCTATTTTTTTGGGGATCATCCAGTTTTAGggaaaactctgccaaaattttttaAAATTCGAAGAGTTGGATAAATTTTGAGTTCTTTGGTTCTAAATTAATTCTAGAGGGATCCTAACGAGTTAATTAGCCGTAGTATCTCATGTACATACTCAGTTTCTCCCTAAAATGGGGATAGGATCCTTTGTCCAATATATGGATGATGAGCATCGGATTATGTTTTTTATTCTGTTTATAGTTTCCTTCATGATCCCTTGAGTTCTTATGATGTTGCCACATGTGTTATGCCTCATACATGCTTACATTGATTATACCGGGGGGATATAGCCCATAACGCTAACGAGACCTATTGATTATATGCTGGGGGGAGATAGCCCATAACGCCAACGAGGCCTATTGATTATATGTTGGGATAGATAGCCTATAACACCAGCCGGacttttttattatatatttacctgcTTGGGGGATATAGCCCATAACGCCAGTCAAGCATGTTACGTACGCGTATATAGCTACATTTTGCATTGCATGACTACACATGAGGCTAGTTTAATTTTACAGTTAGATGATTGGGGGAATACAACCCACAACACCAGACAGGTACCAGTTAAGATAGTTGTTCAGTTTCAGCACAGTTTCAACTTAAACTTCGGTTCAGTTCCAGACCAGTTGCTAGTTCAGACTCTTGTTTAGCTTTCAGCTTATATTTAGATTTCCCTCTTACAGTCATACTTTAATATAATTTACATATGCTTTCCACCCTACATACATTGTACATATCGTACTCACGTCCCTTCCGGGGCGCTGTGTTTCATGTCACACAGGTTGTATAGATCAGTGTTTGAGCCACATCAGTAGGCCATCCACCAGCTATTGGAGTCACTCCGCTTACTCCCAGAGTTATTTACCTTTTTGTATGTGTACATTCAGCTAGTTTGGGTATGACGGAGCCCTGTTCTGTCCAGTACTTGTTCAGTTCAGTACTCCTAGAGGCCTGTAGATATGCACATGTGCAGTTAGTATGGTTTTATATGTCAGCTTGTGTTAGCCTTGTCAGCTTTCCAGATTGTACAGTTCTTATCAGCTATGCTTATGCTTGTTCATTTTATCCATTTATATTCATGATTAGTAGATTATCAGCAAGTTTAGTGATGATCGACACTTAGTGTCGGTTATCCGTCGCGACCCTAGGCTGGGTCGTGAAAAATATGGTATCAAGCAAAAACGACTGACATATTAAATTTTTTGGGTGCAAAGCCTTAGCATGCCACAACAGATACAATAGAGAAACAGAAGATAAGAAGAAAGCTCACAAGAAAGCAATGATCCAAACAGGAAAATTCACCAAAGTGTAAAGATAAGAACCGGAAAAGCAAGGACAACAATAGACTACTTACTTCCAATGAATATATAGTTCTCAAATCAGGATATCCTTTTGGAATCGTGCTTGCTCTTTCTCGTTCAGAGCTGGGTAGGCAAATTAAAGCGTGTCTCCAACAGAGGAATGAAATTATAAGAAATCAATATAGCtaaacaaatagaataaaagttGATTGGCAATGAAATAACattcaaaatctatttttttgcGCTCTTCTGTAACTAAGGAAATGATAATGACTCTAAATGTTTTATTTGAGAAATTCTATTATTCACGTTCCTTCACTGCTAATACAAACTATTCAACCCTTGGGGGCTAACCAAATAGGGAAAAggggaaaaaatggaaaaacaaaaaagaattgaTGTGTTTTAGGATCCTGCTAAAAAATAAATGTAGTCGTCAAACAAAAAATTTCAGCTCCACCTGTGACGGATACATCAAGCGTTAAGCTTCAAGACTTTGAGAACATTTATGGACTTTTGTACATTCAGCATCTTATCAAtgtgaataaaaaataaatagctCTATCTATATCACAATTTCATTAAAAATCAGGTGGTAACTCTACATGCAGATGTTACTTTAAGTTTCTAAGTCTCACTCACAAAGACCAAGTGTGAAAAAAACAATTAAAGAGCTTAACACAAACTTAATattgaaatttctcttttttagAGAAAAATACACAAGGCATGGATGGTTTAGTTCAATTCGTATGGTCTAATTGAAAGCAAAGGCAGTTGTTAGTATTTCCTCATAGGTTTCCCCAACTATTTCACAATCAAAAAATTAAACCGAAAATAATAGTAGATGtcacgatccgaccggtcattttattttttagatccccattcccctaattaagactccatATATAtgactttactattttatgacttgcggggatggttgatttgggtttggaagggttcgggttgaaatcggaacacttggttccttaatagCGGCCTAAGAtgtccaagtttgacttgagttaatatttttagtaaacgacctcagaactagtatttgatggttccaataggtttgtatgatgattttggacttagacgtgtGTTCCGATCAGATTTCGGAcgatccgggagcgtttcgacgcttaatgttgaaagttggcgcattgaaggttttgaagttctttaaatttggtttggagtagactttggtgttatcgaggtccgtttgggattctaagcttggaaatagttccgtatggtaatttatgacttatacgcaaaatttggtgtcattccgagtagtttaagtatgattcggcgcgttcggagtacgTTGGAAAAgcttgaagttcataatttgattcaatttggtttgggtgcgattcttagttttgatgttgttttatgcgttctgagggttcgagcaGGTCCATTTTATGTTtaagaacttgttggtatgtttggacgaggccccgagggcctcgggtactATTCGGATGATGTGCGGACATGCTTGAACTTAGGAGAATTGCTGAAGGCAGCTGGGAtttggtgtttttgcacctgcgaagAATTTGCCGCAAGtgtggcaccgcagaagcggctggttagccgcaggtgcgagttttGGCTAGATGGGCTGAGTCCGTAGGTGCAGACGTGGGAGCACAGGTGCgcggccgcagaagcggactggaGCTGGGGGaatggagcgcagaagcggaaggggggCAGTTGGGGTGAGGACCACATCTGCGATGTAGTTTCCCCaaatgcggagccgcagaagcggcaaaaTTTTCACAGAAGCGAAAGTCGCTGGGGCAGAAGGGTGCAGTTATATCGGGAATTAGGatctttttctctcattttcactttgGGTTGGTCGATTGTGGAGCTCTtggagagggattttcacctatcattgtaaggtaagtaattactacttaatgtgagtttaatacatggaTTTTGGGTAGATTGTAACATATAAATTGTGAAAATTTTAggatttagttgaaaaacctagattttgataaaattgggattagaccacgaaaatgattatggaattgagtaaaaattatatatttgggatcATGAGGTTATGAGTAACTTTTATTTGCAataatttccggaatccgggcacgtgggcctggggtgagttttaggaatcttccaatttgggttgggtaattaatctaatagttaaattatagacttttgagcatatattgattaatttatataatatttgataagtttcggatTGCGTGACATCGATTTGATGCTTGAGTGTGAATTGTGGATCGGGAAGATGATTTgaaaatgaggtaagtctcttacctAATCTTTTAAGAGGAAATTATCCCCGTAGGTGCTATAAGTGATTGTTTGCTAATAATTGTGTTTGCTACATGTGCACGATGTGATGAGAATTCGCATGTAACTAAAATTATGCTTATAACCGGGTGGTTTTAGGACTCTACCATgtatttcttgtattatttgtgCCCAACTTATTAGTTTAATTccttaaaattatattatatatttttaaagactAATCTTCACTatcttgagttttggcgggttacttgactgTTGGTGGAAATTATACCTTCCTTGAATATTATCTTTATGTAGTAGCCGTTAATTGGAGTTcgtagagtattctctcttcctgtggatcgggctgaacgcctcagcagtataatagatgcatctatagtttgcgctggtcgaccctcggtagtgtacacattattctggatcgggccgtacgacctcagtataaatcgtgcgtgatattgCTCGTAGTCCGATTATACTTCATATTTCTTCTATGACTTGAGAATTTATAATTACTTGATGGCTCTTATTTGTTAAAATTAGTATGTGATGGTTGGAGATTCTAAATTGATATCTAGTTAAAGAATCActtatttattgctcattattacaTTATTACTAATGTATTTGATGCCTATTTATAATTTCTTCACCTTATTTAttgacccatagtaagtgtcgatgtcgacccctcgtcactacttcttcgaggttagactagatacttactgggtacatattgtttatgtactcatgctacacttctgcactaatcgtgcaggatctgaggcaggtacatctggcggCCATACAGGCGCGTACCCCCGCTACCCGGAGACTTAGTGATGAGCTGCTCTCTATGTCGTTTTGCAGCGCTCAGAGTCTCttcttgttgtatttatttttctgtcGATCTTACTCCAGACAGTAGCATAggaggttttgtatattctactagtttgctcatgcacttatgacactgAATTTTGGGAATATTCTAGTAGATATTATATGGTTTGAGTATTAAATCCACTATTTTactcttttgttattttatgcCTTATATTACTACAATCATCTATTAATCGTTCTCttattaaataaaatcaattattttaaaaatattaaaatgaacaaTGACAtggatagttcaccgttggcttttCTAGAGGCggcgttgggtgccatcacggtctatattgggaattgggtcatgacaacttggtatcagaggattaggttcacataggtctcacaagtcatgagcaggcctagtagagtcttgcggatcattgcggagacgtccgtacttatcttcgaggggctatagggtgttaggaaacttctctttcttcatctcctatcgtgcagctgatgtt is drawn from Nicotiana tabacum cultivar K326 chromosome 9, ASM71507v2, whole genome shotgun sequence and contains these coding sequences:
- the LOC107809047 gene encoding uncharacterized protein LOC107809047 isoform X2, producing MAIIALQIFLSLLSSHSSCSYRYQENRFYRNLADAGSLYQKVNTQVVPNSVSPMSEKLHCLPVSQFPPFRFLRFLILSLHFRKFFRLDRCFFFERERASTIPKGYPDLRTIDSLEFRVDGHQFEVLERRWSLLRNFRARYISDWSFGHKGTTIEGTLGVSFIP
- the LOC107809047 gene encoding uncharacterized protein LOC107809047 isoform X1, which translates into the protein MAIIALQIFLSLLSSHSSCSYRYQENRFYRNLADAGSLYQKVNTQVVPNSVSPMSEKLHCLPVSQFPPFRFLRFLILSLHFRKFFRLDRCFLHVLICLPSFERERASTIPKGYPDLRTIDSLEFRVDGHQFEVLERRWSLLRNFRARYISDWSFGHKGTTIEGTLGVSFIP